CATCACCAATATCTGAACGCTTGCAATAAGCAAACCAGAATAAGAAAAGCCGCCTGAACTGTTGAAGTTCGGCGGCTTTTTCACAATGCTGCCCTAGAAAACGACAGCAGGTACTTGATTTGCTTACTTGATTTTTGCGCTGGTCAGCAGCTTGCCTTGATACTCTTCCCACTTGTCGTTGATCATTTTCTGTTCAAGTTGTGGGCGAATTTCTTCCAGTTTCGGGGCTGTAGCCTGGCGTGTATCCGCCAGCAAAATCACGTGGTAACCAAACTGGCTCTTCACGGGTGTTTTTGTATACTCGCCTTTTTTCAAGCCGACCATGGCTTGGGAAAACTCGGGTACGAAGCTGTTGGGGTTGGCCCAGTCCAGATCGCCGCCATTTTGGGCTGAACCTGGGTCCTTGGACTTGCTCTTGGCCAGCTCTTCGAATTTGCCGCCCTTGCCCAGCTGGTCAATGATGGATTTGGCTTCGTCTTCTTTTTCAACCAGAATGTGGCTGGCGCGGAACTCGCTGCCGCCCATCATTTTTGCAATTTCAGCGTAGGCTTTTTGTACTTCAGCGTCGGTCAGCTTGGTGTTTTTGTAGAAATCTTCACGCAGGGCATTGGCCAAAATGGCCTGGTTCATCATTTGAACCTGGTATTTCACTTCAGGGTTGCTGCCCAAGCCTTTCTTGACGGCTTCCTGCTTCATCACTTCCTGATTGATCAGTTCCTGACGAATGGTTGCACGCATTTCCGGTGATGCCGCCTGTCCGCGCTTTTCCTGCTCGGCCATGATGAAATCAACCAAGGCGCTAGGGATGGACTGACCATTCACCATGGCTGCGTTTTGTGCATGCACGGGGTTGCCCAGAACCAATACGGCGGCCAGACAAGTTGCTTTCAATGTGGTTTTAAACATAACAAAATAACCTTGTGTCTCAGAGTTAATACGATATTTCTGGCTGCTGTC
The nucleotide sequence above comes from Limnobacter thiooxidans. Encoded proteins:
- a CDS encoding peptidylprolyl isomerase, which encodes MFKTTLKATCLAAVLVLGNPVHAQNAAMVNGQSIPSALVDFIMAEQEKRGQAASPEMRATIRQELINQEVMKQEAVKKGLGSNPEVKYQVQMMNQAILANALREDFYKNTKLTDAEVQKAYAEIAKMMGGSEFRASHILVEKEDEAKSIIDQLGKGGKFEELAKSKSKDPGSAQNGGDLDWANPNSFVPEFSQAMVGLKKGEYTKTPVKSQFGYHVILLADTRQATAPKLEEIRPQLEQKMINDKWEEYQGKLLTSAKIK